The genomic stretch AAGCCGCCCGCTCACAGCAAGTGGGTGGACCCGATGGAGACTCCATCGTGCGCATTGAGGTGCCCCCATTTCGCAATGCCGATGTCGAAGCATTCTGGAGTCTCGCCGAAAACGAACTGTCAAAGCTCGCCCCCGGCCTCCAGTCTTACTTTATTGCCAGGGTGCAAAATATTCAGGGACAGTTTCTCAGCCATCCTCAGGATTCGGGTGTCCTCTTTGTGAAACTGCAGGGAACCCGCGTTCCTGGCGAGCCTTCCGTGCAATATTGGTTTTTTCAAACTTCGGAACCCGGCGGCTATGTCCTCCACCCAGACGGGACGATTGGCCTGCCTGAAAACAAGCCGCTGCCCCAAGGAGCCGCCTGGCTTGATCACAATTCCATGAAGTTGCCCCGGCGCTTGAAGCATCTGGTCGGCTTCAAAGAAAGCTGATTCCAGAAGTCCGTCCCTACCGCCTGCCCTGGAAAATGAAGCCCGCCGGACTTGCGCAAGTGAGGAGAGGTGAGTAGAGCAGTTGCCGTACCTCGCACATCATACACTCACTATGTGGACCACCATCCAGACCTTCCAGGACATCAAGCTTGAGAAAACCGCCGACGGCATCGGCAAGCTCACCATCAACCGGCCCGAAGTGCGCAATGCCTTCCGCCCCCAGACGGTGAAGGAGATGCTCGTCGCGCTGGACATCCTGCATGAGGACCGGGAGGTCGGGGTGATCATCCTCTGCGGCGAAGGGCCGCTGGCCTTCTGCTCCGGCGGTGACCAAAAGGTGCGGGGCGATGCTGGCTACATCGGTGACGATGGCGTGCCTCGCCTGAACATCCTCGACGTTCAACGCAAGATCCGCACCCTACCCAAACCCGTCGTCGCCATGGTGGCCGGTTACGCCATCGGCGGGGGCCACGTCCTGCACGTCGTCTGTGATCTCACCATCGCCGCCGACAACGCCCGTTTTGGCCAGACCGGCCCCAAAGTCGGCTCCTTCGACGGCGGCCTCGGCTCCAGCTACCTCGCCCGCATCGTCGGTCAGAAAAAGGCCCGTGAAATCTGGTACCTCTGCCGCCAATACGATGCCCAGCAGGCTCTCGAAATGGGTCTCGTCAACACCGTCGTCCCCCTCGCCCAGCTTGAAGAGGAGACCGTCAAATGGTGCCGTGAAATGCTCGGCCACAGCCCTCTCGCACTTCGTTGCCTCAAAGCCTCCCTCAATGCCGACTGCGACGGCCAGATGGGCCTGCTCGACCTAGCTGGCAATGCTACCCTTCTCTACTACATGAGCGAAGAGGCCAAGGAAGGCAAAAACGCCTTCGTCGAAAAACGCAAACCCGACTTCGACAAGTTCCCCCGCCTCCCCTGAGGCGCCCACGGCCCCAGTCAATTCCCCTTCCCGCTAAGCGCCCTGGACTGCGCCAGTCCTCTGGCGCTTTCGAGCTTCCTCAGCCACCCCAAGGAGCGGGGCTTGCCAAGCCCCGTTTCTTTGAGCTCACGTCCGCCCATGAAACCATGAGGACGGCAAAAAGACGCCTTGGCAGAAGCATGCTAAAAAACAACACTTATTGTTAGACGCGCACTCCCGCCCCGCCTAACCTACTTTAAAAAACGCCGACTGGCACGTTCCAGGGCGCGGCGTTCATCATCGGTCAGGCTTCCCATGCCGTGGTCGTTGATCTTGTCCAGGATGGGATCGATCTCGTCCTTCATCAGATCCACCAGCGGATCATTGCGTGGATTCTCCCGCCGCACGGCCTCCATGTCCACCTCCACCACGGGCCGCCGGGGGCGCTGGGCACGGGCCATCTCCGGTCTCCGGCGCAGAACCGAACCCGCAGACACAGGCGGATTCAGCAGATGGGCAGGCACACCGCCATAACCCAGGGAACGGGCAAAGTACCAGCCCGCCAGCCCCGCCCCCACATGGGCAAAACAAACGGCTGCGCCATTCGGCATCCATTCAGGAAAGGCCCCCATCCAGCTCAGCAGCCCCAGCAAGGTGCTCCCCGCCAGCAGCAGCCGCGCAAAGCGCCAGAGGCTCAGCCTCAGCAGCGGTACCTCTTCTTCGGGCATCGCCACCGCATAGGCCAGCAAAAGCCCCATCGCAGGTACCGAAGCCCCCATCAGCACCAGGGAAGTGGACTTCAAAGCATAAGCAGAAACCGCCAACGACACCGCCGCCCCAAACAAACCCGCCAGAGCGTGAATCAAAACCAGATTCCGCCCCCCATACAGTGCCTGAACCCTCTGCCCCGCCATCCACAGCAACAGCAGGCTGCTCAAAAAAGCCCCCCAGCCGCTGTGTACAAACATAAAACTGAACGGCGTCCAAAAATGCCCGGACGTCAGTTCATCCAGACTTAGCCCGCCCAGAGGCCGGATCGGCTCCCCGGTCAGCGCATCACGCAGCCAAGCTTCCTGCAGCCCCCACTGCACAAAAAACACCGCCACATTCAGGGCAAACACCACATGAAAAGCCGTCCACCTTCGCAGCCACTCGCCCAACGGCGGCGGCCGCGTGCGCATGTAATCGCGATCATCAAGTGACATGGACGGAAGAAGAAAGGCAGGTTTTCAGTAATTGCCTGGATCACTTGAGATACGTGATTCAAACTTAAAACTGACAACCATCCATTTTACCTCACATGCTGCTCCGCGTCCATCCCGCTGATGATCTCATCGTTGCCCTCCAGGATCTTCCGGCCGGGAAGCCCCTCTCCCTGGACAGCCAGCAATGGATCCTGCGCGAGCCTGTCCATGCCAAGCACAAGTTCGCCGCCCGCGACTTTGCCACGGGAGATCTCGCCACCATGTACGGCGTCATCGTGGGCCGCGCCACCCAGCCCATCCCCGCTGGATCCCTCGTCCACACCCACAACCTCAAGCACGAAGCCGCCGCCTTTTCCGGCAAAAAGCAAAACGTAACCTGGACGCCACCGGACGTCACCCGCTGGCATGGCCGCACCTTTCAGGGGTATAAACGCAGCCACGGTCCCGCTGGAACGGCCAACCATTGGCTTGTGATTCCGCTGGTCTTCTGTGAGAACCGCAACCTCGCCTTCATGCGCGAGGCCCTCACCCGAGCGCTCGGTTATGCCCGCAGTTCTCCCTACGAACGTTACGCCCAGCAACTGGCCGACAGCCATCGTCAGGGCCTGGGCATGCCCAGCCTGGATTCCCTCAGCCTCGAAACCCTCGCCGCGCCCTCACCGCTCTTCCCCAATGTCAGTGGCATCAAGTTCCTGGAGCACGGCCTCGGCTGTGGTGGCACCCGCCAGGATGCCATCGCCCTTTGCCACCTCCTCGCCGGATACATCGCCCACCCCAATGTCGCCGGGGCCACCATCCTCAGTCTTGGCTGCCAGCATGCCCAGGTCAGTCTTCTGCAGGATTCCCTGGCCACGCTCTATCCGCAGTTCGACAAACCACTGCACATCTTTGAACAGCAAAAATGCGCCTCTGAGCAGGACATGATGGCCCAGGCCATCCGCACCACCTTCGAGGCTGTCGCCCGCGCCAATGAGCAGACCCGCGTCCCCTCCCCGCTGTCCGATCTCATTATCGGCGTCGAGTGCGGCGGCTCCGACGGCTTTTCCGGCATCTCAGCCAACCCTGCCATCGGCCACACGGCAGACCTCCTCGCTGCCCTCGGCGGTGCCCCGGTGCTCTCCGAGTTCCCGGAACTCTGCGGCGTGGAGCAAAGCCTCTGCGACCGCTGTGTCACGCCCGAACTGGCCGACCGTTTTGTCCACCTCATGCGCACCTATGAAGGTGCCGCGCAGGCTTGTGGCTCCGGCTTTGATGCCAATCCCTCCCCCGGCAACATCCGCGATGGACTCATCACCGATGCTATCAAGTCTGCCGGAGCAGCCAAGAAGGGCGGCACCTCCCCAGTCGTGGATGTGCTGGACTATGGCGAGCCCATTCGCAGACACGGCGGCCTAACTTTGTATTGCACACCCGGCAATGATGTCGAGTCCACCACCGCCCTCGCCGGAGCCGGATGCACGCTCATGCTTTTTTCCACCGGACTCGGCACCCCCA from Prosthecobacter algae encodes the following:
- the menB gene encoding 1,4-dihydroxy-2-naphthoyl-CoA synthase; its protein translation is MWTTIQTFQDIKLEKTADGIGKLTINRPEVRNAFRPQTVKEMLVALDILHEDREVGVIILCGEGPLAFCSGGDQKVRGDAGYIGDDGVPRLNILDVQRKIRTLPKPVVAMVAGYAIGGGHVLHVVCDLTIAADNARFGQTGPKVGSFDGGLGSSYLARIVGQKKAREIWYLCRQYDAQQALEMGLVNTVVPLAQLEEETVKWCREMLGHSPLALRCLKASLNADCDGQMGLLDLAGNATLLYYMSEEAKEGKNAFVEKRKPDFDKFPRLP
- a CDS encoding rhomboid family intramembrane serine protease, with the translated sequence MSLDDRDYMRTRPPPLGEWLRRWTAFHVVFALNVAVFFVQWGLQEAWLRDALTGEPIRPLGGLSLDELTSGHFWTPFSFMFVHSGWGAFLSSLLLLWMAGQRVQALYGGRNLVLIHALAGLFGAAVSLAVSAYALKSTSLVLMGASVPAMGLLLAYAVAMPEEEVPLLRLSLWRFARLLLAGSTLLGLLSWMGAFPEWMPNGAAVCFAHVGAGLAGWYFARSLGYGGVPAHLLNPPVSAGSVLRRRPEMARAQRPRRPVVEVDMEAVRRENPRNDPLVDLMKDEIDPILDKINDHGMGSLTDDERRALERASRRFLK
- a CDS encoding altronate dehydratase family protein, producing MLLRVHPADDLIVALQDLPAGKPLSLDSQQWILREPVHAKHKFAARDFATGDLATMYGVIVGRATQPIPAGSLVHTHNLKHEAAAFSGKKQNVTWTPPDVTRWHGRTFQGYKRSHGPAGTANHWLVIPLVFCENRNLAFMREALTRALGYARSSPYERYAQQLADSHRQGLGMPSLDSLSLETLAAPSPLFPNVSGIKFLEHGLGCGGTRQDAIALCHLLAGYIAHPNVAGATILSLGCQHAQVSLLQDSLATLYPQFDKPLHIFEQQKCASEQDMMAQAIRTTFEAVARANEQTRVPSPLSDLIIGVECGGSDGFSGISANPAIGHTADLLAALGGAPVLSEFPELCGVEQSLCDRCVTPELADRFVHLMRTYEGAAQACGSGFDANPSPGNIRDGLITDAIKSAGAAKKGGTSPVVDVLDYGEPIRRHGGLTLYCTPGNDVESTTALAGAGCTLMLFSTGLGTPTGNPVCPTLKVATNSTLMARMGDILDFDTGPIIDGGKSVEEMGESLLELCIATASGDYTPKAVALGQDDFLPWKRGVSL